CTTTGGCTTGGCTCAACTTGCCGTAGCCACGTTTACAAATAACGAAGGCTTACAAGCAGAGGGTGGAAACGTATTTTCAAGAACGGCAAACTCAGGTGAAGCGGTAGTAGGCGTAGCAGGTTCTGGCAACAGAGGTAGCATAGCGGCTGCTAAACTAGAACAAAGTAACGTCGATCTAAGTCGCGCACTAACACAGCTAATCGTAATCCAACGCGGCTTTCAAGCAAACTCAAAAACAATCACCACAAGCGATGAGATGTTAAATACGCTCTTACAGCTTAAAAATTAAAATTTAAAGCGGGTTTAACACCCGCTTTTTTGCTTTAAATTTCAAATACTTTCTACTATATTTGGCTTAGAAAATGCAGTGATCGGCTTTATCTCGCCTTTAAATTTTTCAACTTGTACTAAAGTCGTGTGAGAGGTGTTGCTCTGGGATAGTTTTGAACTACCTTTATCGCGGGTTAAGACATTTACACAACCATGTTTACAAAGACTTTCTTCGCCTAAAATTTCTGGATCATACCAAGCTCCCTCGCATATCACACAGACATTTTTAGGGACGGCTTCACTTATAAAAACCCCCGCCAAGATCTCCCCTCTGGCGCTAAAAACTCTTACTATATCGCCATTTTGCAGAGCTCTTAAATTTGCATCTTGCGGATTTATCAAGATAGGCTCACGGCATGCAACGCTTGCAAATTCCCCAATCACCGAGTTATTTAACTGCGAGTGAAGACGGTATCTTGAGTGGGCGCTTACTAGATGAAGCGGATATTTTTCCGTTAGCTCTTCATCTCCCAACCACTCAAAAGGCTCGAGCCAAGCAGGATGAGCCGGACAGTCTTCATACCCAAAACCAGCTATAACCTCCGAGTAAAGCTCGATCTTTCCCGACGGAGTGTTAAGGGCAAATTTTTTAGGGTCGGCTCTAAAGTCCGATAGTCTAGTATAAAGCTCGCTATCTTTGTTGTCTTTATCAAATTTAACAAAACCCTCTTGATAAAATTCGTCAAATTCTGGCATTTCTATATCAAGTTTTTTTGCATCCTCTTTTGCCTCATTATAAATTTCACGCATCCAGCCAAGCTCATCTTTACCCTCGCTAAAAGCCTCGCCAAGCCCCCAGCGTTTGCAAATTTGCTCGCATATCCAAAAGTCGCTTTTGCTCTCTCCTGCAGGTGTGGTTATCGGTTTATATGCTAGGATGTATTCGTTTGTATTTGAGCTTTGGTTTATGTCGTTTCTTTCTATCTCAAGGGCTACCGGAAAGACGATGTCGCTTAGTTTTGCAGTGCTAGTCCAGTAAGGTTCTGCGGTTATAACAGTATCAAGCTTATGCCAGTTTCTAATAATATTGTTTACATCCTGATGTCTGGTAAAAAGCGAACCGGAAGCAAAGTAGCCAACCTTTATATTGGGTAAATTTATCTTAATTCCATTATAATCAAGCTCTTTTATTTCGCCTGCAAGAGCCTCTATGAAGCGTGATGATGGTATGGTTATGAGTTTTGCATTTTTATTTGGATTAGAATTTATGCTTTTTAGCTTTGGCGCTATCTTATCCTGCGCCCCGCTTGCACTATATCCTAGGCTAAATTCAAAACCAAGTCCCTCCATGCCGATATACCCAAGCATGGAATTTAGTGCCACAAGTGCCCAAAACACCTGCTCGCCGTGATCAGCTCTTTGAAGAGAACGACCAATTAGGATCGTTGTTTTTTCACGAGAGATTTTTTTAGTAAAATCAATAATATCTTGCGCATCTACACCGCAAATTTTACTAGCCCAAGAGATATCTTTAACCACACCGTCGCTTTGACCTAGCAGATAGGCTTTAAATTTATCAAATCCCACAGTATAGGTTGTGATAAATTTATCATCATATAGGTTATTAACAAGTAAATAATGACACATCCCAAGCATTAACGCGACGTCGGTATTTGGGCGCACGATGATATTTTCCGAGTTAAAAAATTTAGCCGTCTCATTTGTCATGACATCGACGCTATAGCATTTGATATTTTTTGTATTTTTAAGTTCTTTCATGCACTCATATCCATCGTGAGTCGGCGGTGTGCCTGAAATTTGAGATGTTATGATAGGATTTGTTCCCCAAAATACAACATTTTTGGCATTTTTTATGACAGCTTTCCATTTTGTAGGCTTGTCATAAACCGCACTACTTCCAAGCACATGAGGCATGATAACAAGCCCCGCTCCGGTCGAGTAGTCGCCACTTTCTCTTACATATCCGCCAAGTAGACTTAACATCCTATGTGCGACACTTCTACCAAAGCCGATCTTACCGCTACCACCCCACCAGTAGCACTCGCCGTAGATACTTTGTGCGCCGTATTTTTCAAAACTATCTTTTAAGGCTTTTGCTGCAAGATCAAGAGCCTTGTCCCAGCTAACGCGGACAAATTCCTCTTTTCCTCTAAGCTCATTTTTTGACACACCGTTGTTTTGTAGATAGCTCTTTCTAACCATAGGATAAAGCACTCTTGTTTTACTTTGCAAGAGTTCGGGAAGTGCGTAGTTTAGTATATTTGGCGACTTATCACCCTCAAAATCGCTTATGTGCGTAAATTTACCGTCTTTAAAATTCGCCCAAAATATACCGAGTCTATTTGCACCTAAAATTCGTTCACTTTTATACTCTGTATTTAAATTTTGCATAGTGTAGTTTAGTCTTTAAATTTAACAACCCCATTTTTAGGGGTTGTTAAAGGGGTTAAATTTTTGATTTTCTTTTGCGTTCTGTTGGATCAAGATAGCGCTTACGAACGCGGATATTTATAGGAGTTACCTCAACCAACTCATCATCTTCTATCCACTCAAGCGCGCGTTCAAGGCTAAGTTTACGCGGTGGAACAAGCTTGATAGCATCATCACTTCCGCTAGCACGAACGTTTGTTAGGTTTTTGCCTTTTATAGGGTTTACATCAAGATCATTTGGACGGCTATGCTCGCCGATGATCATGCCTGTATAAACCTTTGTTTGCGGGTCGATAAAAAGAACGCCGCGATCTTGTAAGTTAAATAGCGAATAAGCAAGAGCCACGCCGTTTTCCATACTACAAAGTGCGCCGTTTGTGCGGTGTTCAACAGTTCCTGAAAGCGGGCGGAATTCTAAAAAGCTATGGTTCATCACACCCTCGCCCTTAGTATCTGTTAAAAACTGGCTTCTAAAACCGATAAGACCACGAGCCGGGATCTCAAACTCTATCCTAGTTTGTCCGTCTCCAGTTGGACTCATTGAGGTCATTTCAGCCTTTCTTTTACCTAGTTTTTCTATAACCGTTCCCGTGCAATCATCAGGCGCATCTATAACAAGCAACTCATAAGGCTCACATTTTACGCCATCAACCTCTTTTACGATAACTTCCGGACGACCAAGTAAGAACTCATATCCCTCGCGACGCATATTTTCGGCAAGGATTGTGATTTGAAGTTCGCCACGACCGCTAACTTTAAATTTGCCCTCGCCTACGTTTTCATACTTCATTGCGATGTTTGTTTTCATCTCGTTTTGCAGACGCTCATCTATCTTGTTTGAAGTTACATGCTTACCCTCCGTTCCGGCTAGCGGACCGTCATTTACACTAAATACAACGCTAAGGGTCGGCTCTTCGATATGCAAAGGATCAAGTGGCATTGGGTTAGCAGGGTCAACTACGCTATCGCCGACATCAAGTGCTTCAAAACCCGCTATCGCAACGATATCACCACTTCCTGCTTCATTTATGTCAGCACGATCAAGCCCCATAAAGCCGATTAGCTTTGAAATTCTACCAGTTGTTTT
This is a stretch of genomic DNA from Campylobacter sp. RM6914. It encodes these proteins:
- a CDS encoding molybdopterin-dependent oxidoreductase codes for the protein MQNLNTEYKSERILGANRLGIFWANFKDGKFTHISDFEGDKSPNILNYALPELLQSKTRVLYPMVRKSYLQNNGVSKNELRGKEEFVRVSWDKALDLAAKALKDSFEKYGAQSIYGECYWWGGSGKIGFGRSVAHRMLSLLGGYVRESGDYSTGAGLVIMPHVLGSSAVYDKPTKWKAVIKNAKNVVFWGTNPIITSQISGTPPTHDGYECMKELKNTKNIKCYSVDVMTNETAKFFNSENIIVRPNTDVALMLGMCHYLLVNNLYDDKFITTYTVGFDKFKAYLLGQSDGVVKDISWASKICGVDAQDIIDFTKKISREKTTILIGRSLQRADHGEQVFWALVALNSMLGYIGMEGLGFEFSLGYSASGAQDKIAPKLKSINSNPNKNAKLITIPSSRFIEALAGEIKELDYNGIKINLPNIKVGYFASGSLFTRHQDVNNIIRNWHKLDTVITAEPYWTSTAKLSDIVFPVALEIERNDINQSSNTNEYILAYKPITTPAGESKSDFWICEQICKRWGLGEAFSEGKDELGWMREIYNEAKEDAKKLDIEMPEFDEFYQEGFVKFDKDNKDSELYTRLSDFRADPKKFALNTPSGKIELYSEVIAGFGYEDCPAHPAWLEPFEWLGDEELTEKYPLHLVSAHSRYRLHSQLNNSVIGEFASVACREPILINPQDANLRALQNGDIVRVFSARGEILAGVFISEAVPKNVCVICEGAWYDPEILGEESLCKHGCVNVLTRDKGSSKLSQSNTSHTTLVQVEKFKGEIKPITAFSKPNIVESI
- the typA gene encoding translational GTPase TypA, which translates into the protein MENIRNIAVIAHVDHGKTTMVDELLKQSGTFNDHQSVGERVMDSNDIERERGITILSKNTAIKYKDTKINIIDTPGHADFGGEVERVLKMVDGVLLLVDAQEGVMPQTKFVVKKALSLGLRPIVVVNKIDKPAGDPDRVINEIFDLFVALEANDEQLEFPVVYAAAKNGYAKLSLSDENVNMEPLFETILSHVPAPSGNDTNPLQLQVFTLDYDNYVGKIGIARIFNGKISKNQNVMLAKADGSKTTGRISKLIGFMGLDRADINEAGSGDIVAIAGFEALDVGDSVVDPANPMPLDPLHIEEPTLSVVFSVNDGPLAGTEGKHVTSNKIDERLQNEMKTNIAMKYENVGEGKFKVSGRGELQITILAENMRREGYEFLLGRPEVIVKEVDGVKCEPYELLVIDAPDDCTGTVIEKLGKRKAEMTSMSPTGDGQTRIEFEIPARGLIGFRSQFLTDTKGEGVMNHSFLEFRPLSGTVEHRTNGALCSMENGVALAYSLFNLQDRGVLFIDPQTKVYTGMIIGEHSRPNDLDVNPIKGKNLTNVRASGSDDAIKLVPPRKLSLERALEWIEDDELVEVTPINIRVRKRYLDPTERKRKSKI